DNA from Pseudomonadota bacterium:
AGCCTTTAAAGCTGAACCCCCTGCCGCCGGTATCCAGTTGCATGGACGACAGCCCCAAATCAAGCAACACCCCGTCCACTTCCGCTATCGCCAAATCATCAAGGGCCAGTTTTATTTCGGAAAAATTTCTGTGCATGAAACTCACCCGATCTCCAAAGGGTTTGAGCCGTTTTTGCGAATGACTCAAGGCTTTTTCATCAAGCTCAAAGCCGACAACCCGGCCTCCGGGACTGCTTTCCTCTAGAATCCTTTCCGTATGTCCACCCAATCCAAGATTCCCGTCAACATAGATACCGCCGTCAACCGGTTTGAGGTACTCCATGACTTCATTCAACAATACCGGCTGGTGCAATGTCTCCATGGTTACTCAAAACAATCCCAACTCCAACAAGGTCTGCTCAAAATTCTGGAAATTGTCCTCAGTGGGCTTGTTCTCCACCTCCCAGGTTTCTTTGTCCCAAATCTCAAAATAGGTGATCATTCCATTCACCACCACTTCACGCTGGATACGGCAATCCTCCCGCAGTTTCGGGGGCAACAGGATCCGTCCCTGTTTGTCCAATGAGCATTCAACAACGCCGCCGATCATATACCTGATCAGATTTATCATCGCCGGCTGCTTCTTGCCCTCAGCGCGCAGGGCCATCTCCATGGCTTCCCATTGAGTCACCGGATAGGCTTTCAGGCAGTTCTTCCAGGGGGTAATCATGAGCCGCTCATCGTACTGGACGTTCAACACCTCACGGAACCGGGTGGCAATATTCAGCCGCCCCTTACCATCAAGGGCGTGATCCGAACGTCCACGGAAATGATTTACAGGTCTCTTAAGAACACTTTCACTCATCTGCCAAACCCTCCAGCCCCTCTTTACTCCACTTT
Protein-coding regions in this window:
- the mraZ gene encoding division/cell wall cluster transcriptional repressor MraZ, producing MSESVLKRPVNHFRGRSDHALDGKGRLNIATRFREVLNVQYDERLMITPWKNCLKAYPVTQWEAMEMALRAEGKKQPAMINLIRYMIGGVVECSLDKQGRILLPPKLREDCRIQREVVVNGMITYFEIWDKETWEVENKPTEDNFQNFEQTLLELGLF